In the genome of Fusarium fujikuroi IMI 58289 draft genome, chromosome FFUJ_chr02, one region contains:
- a CDS encoding related to bZIP transcription factor, whose amino-acid sequence MAVNELPNAPVEHPHAIARSDSSTSSSPEDNNEPIIHQPVPIRPSLPQRKSSGPLVVPRDSSAVGPLEPDFGPDDVRAMSPRRTSEDLDRIGKAAREEMRRHAKALQDSLLTIFNRIEAVREEHDKLDNNNKFLQKYIGDLMSTSKITATSSQRKK is encoded by the exons ATGGCAGTCAACGAACTCCCAAATGCTCCTGTAGAGCATCCTCATGCAATCGCACGATCAGATTCCTCCACATCATCGAGCCCTGAAGACAATAACGAACCCATTATTCACCAGCCTGTGCCTATTCGACCCAGCCTACCTCAACGGAAAAGCAGCGGCCCTCTAGTTGTCCCTCGCGACAGTTCAGCAGTTGGCCCTCTCGAGCCCGACTTTGGCCCAGATGACGTCAGGGCAATGAGCCCCAGGAGAACGAGCGAGGATCTCGATAGGATTGGAAAGGCTGCGCGCGAAGAAATGAGAAG ACACGCCAAGGCATTACAGGACTCTCTTCTCACAATCTTCAACCGCATCGAAGCCGTTCGCGAAGAACATGACAAGCTTGATAACAATAACAAGTTTTTGCAAAAGTATATTGGCGACTTGATGAGCACTAGCAAGATCACAGCGACGAGTAGCCAACGCAAGAAATGA